Proteins from one Rosa chinensis cultivar Old Blush chromosome 7, RchiOBHm-V2, whole genome shotgun sequence genomic window:
- the LOC121050404 gene encoding uncharacterized protein LOC121050404, producing MIISVGIGNSIVELIRLMCGCFIFRSLEWVCLVMSVDCLLFSVRVSIYQRLYSGAVPLKSCGVHLDLVMPPNEVCMKLSHAQNLRNRLKAEDEELKRRRGPSGLKRLIFNWD from the exons ATGATCATATCCGTTGGGATTGGGAATTCAATCGTGGAGCTGATTCGGCTCATGTGTGGCTGCTTTATATTCCGTTCGCTAGAATGGGTCTGTTTGGTTATGAGCGTCGACTGCCTCCTTTTCAGTGTCAGAGTTAGTATTTATCAAAGACTCTATTCTGGTGCGGTTCCCTTGAAAAGCTGCGGAGTGCACCTGGACCTGGTAATGCCACCAAATGAAGTGTGTATGAAACTATCCCACGCACAGAACCTCAGGAATAGACTCAAAGCAg AGGACGAAGAGCTCAAGAGAAGAAGGGGGCCGTCAGGACTTAAGAGACTTATCTTTAATTGG GATTAA